The following proteins come from a genomic window of Venturia canescens isolate UGA chromosome 4, ASM1945775v1, whole genome shotgun sequence:
- the LOC122408938 gene encoding zinc finger protein with KRAB and SCAN domains 8-like isoform X3, which translates to MESEEIVIFDHSEVDSNDDDQNLETYQKEESEVFVNVEHRQAMEKLSSWSDICRVCANSNDHIIPIFEAEGAQHDLSDKIHKYLPIRVAKTDTLPVQLCYHCAATILAWHELLEGCVNAQRQLLQMQSDHSYKEQNNMKCSENSSKELVDDLGSMPLTKQELCMMDQQEEELEQSIVEEESTSRLKKIGAKKRRREKAVKITMSENIIDKFHENNDENGRKKRTISESSETLIIEETAGECFGENEERTKDVDKKIVRKKKISNDAYICDLCGKKFLLRSSLKSHLKLHTGLKYFTCHICGKQFTQNGCLYYHLKYLHGGVKNHSCDICGRSFAMKSAMEDHRRSIHTGERPYICHSCGKTFATKSSLYIHSRTHTQNYPYQCKYCQKSFRWKQQLIGHVTIHTGEKKHVCDVCGKAFGVKNQLTRHKRTHETTKPYTCEKCGISFGQKRYLSTHERSKHK; encoded by the exons ATGGAGTCGGAGGAAATCGTCATTTTCGATCATTCCGAAGTAGATAGTAATGATGATGACCAAAATCTTGAAACATACCAAAAAGAGGAGAGTGAAGTCTTCGTGAATGTGGAACATAGACAGGCAATGGAAAAATTGTCCAGCTGGTCGGATATTTGCAGAGTTTGTGCCAATTCCAACGATCATATCATTCCGATATTTGAGGCTGAAGGAGCGCAGCATGATTTATCTGATAAAATTCACAAATATCTACCAATTCGG GTTGCAAAAACTGATACTCTACCGGTACAATTATGTTATCACTGTGCCGCAACGATTCTTGCCTGGCATGAATTGCTCGAAGGTTGCGTGAACGCGCAAAGACAACTTTTGCAGATGCAATCTGATCACAGCTACAAAGAACAGAACAATATGAAATGCAGTGAAAATTCAAGCAAAGAACTCGTCGATGATCTTGGATCTATGCCCCTTACTAAACAAGAATTATGTATGATGGATCAACAGGAAGAGGAGCTGGAACAAAGTATCGTCGAAGAAGAATCGACATCGAG gTTGAAGAAAATAGGGGCAaagaaaagaaggagagaaaaagctGTTAAAATTACGATGAGCGAAAATATTATTGACAAATTTCATGAGAATAATGATGAgaacggaagaaaaaagaggacgATATCAGAAAGTTCGGAAACGCTGATTATCGAGGAAACTGCCGGCGAATGTTTcggtgaaaatgaagaaagaacgAAAGATGTAGATAAAAAGATTgtcagaaagaaaaaaatctcaaacgaTGCCTATATTTGTGACCTATGCGGGAAAAAATTTCTCCTTCGAAGCAGTCTAAAATCTCATCTGAAACTGCACACCGggttgaaatatttcacgtgcCACATATGCGGTAAACAATTCACTCAGAATGGTTGTCTATATTATCATCTTAAATACCTTCACGGTGgtgtaaaaaatcattcgtgtGACATTTGCGGAAGATCATTCGCTATGAAATCCGCGATGGAAGATCATCGTCGTTCAATCCATACGGGTGAACGACCCTATATTTGTCATTCTTGCGGTAAAACTTTTGCCACTAAATCCTCTCTGTATATACATAGTAGAACTCACACCCAAAATTATCCATATCAGTGTAAATATTGTCAAAAATCCTTCAGATGGAAACAGCAATTGATCGGGCACGTGACCATTCATACgggcgaaaaaaaacatgtttgcGACGTTTGTGGCAAAGCTTTTGGCGTCAAAAATCAACTCACCAGACACAAACGTACTCATGAAACCACAAAACCTTACACGTGTGAAAAATGTGGTATCAGCTTTGGGCAAAAACGCTACTTGTCCACTCACGAGAGATCCAAACACAAATAA
- the LOC122408938 gene encoding zinc finger and SCAN domain-containing protein 12-like isoform X1 — MESEEIVIFDHSEVDSNDDDQNLETYQKEESEVFVNVEHRQAMEKLSSWSDICRVCANSNDHIIPIFEAEGAQHDLSDKIHKYLPIRVAKTDTLPVQLCYHCAATILAWHELLEGCVNAQRQLLQMQSDHSYKEQNNMKCSENSSKELVDDLGSMPLTKQELCMMDQQEEELEQSIVEEESTSRSDSAAETFSVFLDKQHICRNSRRIKNEVGKETFDPKDNFIWQEDCNKEKSFVTNVELSEPESLNNAGEDAKKRILPRNRSSSIKHVDDAKEKGELSRNSESHENESNSAEINCTVCSKEPQDSDELKNHVTEHQCLSNSKKLYRCNECSKIFRVKDSLIRHQRIHRDERPFTCHVCGKQFRDSGGLSRHVKDVHAKLKNFTCDICFNRFSSKATRDDHRRIHTGERPYNCDHCVKSFKSRASLYIHSKLHTDDYPYPCVHCDKKFRRRQEMLVHLSTHTGEKNYSCDVCLRRFRVKTEVARHKLTHSNEKPYVCAKCGLSFRQNRYLNNHIKSRHPQHSSND, encoded by the exons ATGGAGTCGGAGGAAATCGTCATTTTCGATCATTCCGAAGTAGATAGTAATGATGATGACCAAAATCTTGAAACATACCAAAAAGAGGAGAGTGAAGTCTTCGTGAATGTGGAACATAGACAGGCAATGGAAAAATTGTCCAGCTGGTCGGATATTTGCAGAGTTTGTGCCAATTCCAACGATCATATCATTCCGATATTTGAGGCTGAAGGAGCGCAGCATGATTTATCTGATAAAATTCACAAATATCTACCAATTCGG GTTGCAAAAACTGATACTCTACCGGTACAATTATGTTATCACTGTGCCGCAACGATTCTTGCCTGGCATGAATTGCTCGAAGGTTGCGTGAACGCGCAAAGACAACTTTTGCAGATGCAATCTGATCACAGCTACAAAGAACAGAACAATATGAAATGCAGTGAAAATTCAAGCAAAGAACTCGTCGATGATCTTGGATCTATGCCCCTTACTAAACAAGAATTATGTATGATGGATCAACAGGAAGAGGAGCTGGAACAAAGTATCGTCGAAGAAGAATCGACATCGAG GTCCGATAGTGCGGCGGAGACATTTTCAGTATTCCTTGACAAGCAACATATATGTCGAAATTCAAGGAGgattaaaaatgaagttgGTAAAGAAACATTTGATCCGAAAGATAATTTCATATGGCAAGAGGATTGcaacaaagaaaaatctttcgtgACGAATGTAGAATTATCGGAGCCTGAGAGTTTGAATAATGCGGGTGAAGAtgcgaaaaaaagaattctccCGAGAAATCGATCGAGTTCGATAAAACATGTCGATGACGCGAAGGAAAAAggggaactttcgagaaactCAGAGTCCCATGAAAACGAGTCGAACTCCGCTGAAATAAATTGTACAGTTTGTTCCAAAGAACCGCAGGATAgcgatgaattgaaaaatcacgtgACGGAGCACCAATGCTTGTCCAACTCGAAGAAACTGTACAGATGTAACGAATGCTCAAAAATTTTTCGTGTCAAAGACTCACTGATCCGTCATCAACGTATTCATCGTGACGAAAGACCATTTACTTGTCACGTGTGCGGCAAACAATTTCGGGATTCCGGTGGTCTATCGCGACACGTCAAAGACGTCCacgcaaaattgaaaaattttacttgCGATATATGCTTCAATAGGTTTTCCTCGAAAGCAACGCGCGACGATCATCGGAGAATTCACACCGGGGAGAGACCTTACAACTGCGACCATTGTGTCAAGTCCTTCAAATCCCGAGCTTCTCTTTACATACACAGTAAACTCCACACTGACGACTATCCATATCCTTGTGTTCATTGTgacaaaaagtttcgtcgacggCAGGAAATGCTCGTGCATCTTTCAACTCACACGGGTGAGAAAAATTATAGCTGCGACGTGTGTTTACGGAGATTTCGCGTTAAGACGGAAGTCGCCAGACACAAGTTAACTCATTCCAATGAGAAACCATATGTTTGCGCCAAATGCGGTTTGAGCTTTCGACAAAATCGTTACCTCAATAATCACATTAAATCAAGACATCCGCAGCACTCTTCGAACGATTGA
- the LOC122408939 gene encoding uncharacterized protein isoform X1: protein MVLSTDKDDYVTCPLDKAHRILKSRLQFHMVRCLRNHTLVTKIRCPWNPLHFVERCEYLDHLTNKCTDLANVMGSRIVTEEHVDVASIPVGTANRMPNSNTEDWDAEPFVATYDPLKRINDQPILRSSIGLSKAKKKQFKLQERRRHQRLEEMLPIQNNTAARFVEEVNAVQPPRTPYSQPIAMSATASIAKKLNSSKISENFEKGLNQPETLRQPHGLSPGLFYKVDKKNASMGDKKTTTLCTSQSDTLPDDDTKTCVSDTGSQSPKIEAIQGAIKKSTKTPETHFASVLSEMIEKSDDESIKIKEIVLQDEAACLPPEIIISPEDDVEKLAEELANLETMEREIKEKRAKVLQIMSKDSYEYDDETTKENNPGNCNQQNDLNKINRKCAAGFGNLLQEENLPKSGFGRGVPLNLAAFENFKLNGNTEN, encoded by the exons atggttttgtcAACGGACAAAGATGATTACGTAACGTGTCCTTTGGACAAGGCACATCGTATTCTGAAAAGCCGACTGCAATTTCACATGGTACGATGTTTAAGAAATCACACTCTCGTGACAAAGATACGATGTCCGTGGAATCCTCTCCACTTCGTCGAGCGATGCGAATATTTG GACCATTTGACCAACAAATGCACAGACTTGGCAAATGTGATGGGTTCAAGAATTGTTACAGAAGAGCATGTAGATGTGGCATCGATACCTGTTGGTACAGCCAACAGAATGCCGAATTCAAATACCGAAGATTGGGACGCA GAGCCATTCGTGGCGACCTATGACCCGCTAAAACGAATCAACGATCAACCCATTTTACGAAGTAGCATAGGCTTATCCAAGgctaagaaaaaacaatttaagcTTCAGGAACGCAGAAGACATCAGCGGCTGGAGGAAATGCTACCGATACAAAATAATACAGCTGCCAGATTCGTTGAG GAAGTCAACGCAGTTCAACCACCTCGGACTCCTTACAGTCAACCAATCGCAATGTCTGCCACCGCTTCAATAGCCAAAAAACTTAATTCCAGCAAAATTTctgagaattttgaaaaaggcTTAAATCAGCCAGAAACATTGAGACAGCCGCATGGATTAAGTCCAGGGCTGTTTTACAAAGTGGATAAGAAAAATGCATCCATGGGGGATAAGAAGACGACAACTCTGTGTACTAGTCAATCTGACACTCTTCCTGACGATGATACGAAAACCTGCGTATCGGACACGGGCTCTCAAAGTCCCAAAATAGAAGCAATTCAAGGGGCTATAAAAAAATCTACTAAAACACCAGAAACGCATTTCGCTTCTGTCTTGtctgaaatgatcgaaaaatcaGACGACGAGTCTATCAAAATCAAAGAAATCGTTTTACAAGATGAAGCTGCTTGTTTGCCGCCGGAAATTATAATATCACCTGAAGATGATGTTGAAAAGCTCGCCGAAGAATTGGCAAATCTTGAGACAATGGAGAGAGAAATTAAGGAGAAAAGAGCCAAAGTTCTACAAATAATGTCGAAAGATTCTTATGAGTATGATGATGAAACCACGAAGGAGAATAATCCAGGCAACTGTAACCAACAGaatgatttgaataaaatcaatcgGAAATGCGCGGCAGGATTTGGCAACTTGTTACAGGAGGAAAATCTGCCGAAGTCCGGATTCGGGCGTGGTGTTCCTTTGAATTTGGcagcttttgaaaattttaaactaAACGGGAATACCGAAAACTAG
- the Paris gene encoding zinc finger protein 160 yields the protein MTPGILQEPSIIGNDRSIGVGKKNAPNTHSIGTLSCDKCARVFKREINLSRHRVNCRIRNEKEDARRKESDDTEIIESLMIAETLNSSRGSGITDKSSSYRCYFCDYTTGEKKLIKLHLRQNHEETAEKNKKRKKYGDVPEEIVVKARMEANGRVYYHCNECGKNLFSLYTFAGHMRIHTGERPYTCHLCGKQFRVNQGLARHLQETHAGIKKFSCDICSRMFSTKRNVEDHRRIHTGERPFVCNVCGKTFKQKASLFVHNRTHTDFFPFKCNYCNQAFRTRPSLVLHLTKHTGERPHTCDICDRSFRIKYDLKRHRLVHSDEKPWRCTDCDMDFRQKRYLVNHRRINHESRRNSKNQ from the coding sequence ATGACTCCCGGGATTTTGCAAGAGCCCTCAATAATCGGTAACGATCGATCCATCGGtgtcggtaaaaaaaatgcaccaAATACGCACAGTATTGGTACGCTATCGTGTGACAAATGTGCAAGAGTATTTAAGAGAGAAATTAATCTGAGCAGACATCGAGTTAATTGTCGCataagaaacgaaaaagaagatGCAAGACGCAAGGAAAGTGATGATACGGAAATTATTGAATCACTCATGATTGCGGAAACTTTGAATTCGTCTCGGGGCTCCGGAATTACTGATAAAAGTTCGAGCTATCGATGCTATTTCTGCGATTATACaacgggggaaaaaaaattaataaaacttCACTTACGTCAGAACCACGAAGAAACTGcggagaagaataaaaaaagaaaaaaatatggcgaCGTGCCGGAGGAAATAGTGGTTAAGGCGAGAATGGAAGCAAACGGTCGTGTCTATTATCATTGCAACGAGTGTGGCAAAAATCTATTTTCTCTTTATACGTTCGCGGGGCATATGAGAATCCATACGGGCGAGAGACCATACACTTGTCACTTGTGTGGCAAACAATTTCGCGTTAATCAGGGCTTGGCTCGTCATTTGCAAGAGACTCACGcaggaattaaaaaattttcctgtGACATCTGTTCTCGGATGTTCTCGACGAAACGCAACGTCGAGGATCATCGACGTATCCACACCGGCGAGCGTCCCTTCGTTTGCAACGTATGCGGCAAAACTTTCAAGCAAAAAGCCTCGCTATTTGTTCATAATCGTACACACACGGACTTTTTTCCGTTCAAATGTAATTATTGCAATCAGGCCTTTCGTACCAGACCATCCCTCGTTCTACATCTTACGAAACACACCGGTGAGAGGCCTCATACATGCGATATATGTGATCGTTCTTTTCGCATCAAGTATGACCTCAAACGTCATCGCCTGGTACATTCGGATGAAAAACCTTGGCGATGTACCGACTGCGATATGGACTTTCGACAGAAGCGGTATCTCGTCAATCACAGAAGAATCAACCACGAGTCCAgaagaaattccaaaaatcagTGA
- the LOC122409340 gene encoding uncharacterized protein isoform X2, with translation MRLAEKTRLQLAGNGLENSEYLREFLVEKIHESSFTRNYSIAPSDEQDFQRIRDDLWDLQYFNRIDETDESCIEAILRGSHESDRHVVLSGSGEAGVSIIVQLSKALKSLKEDYDWNPRRTIKLIISLGSNDTCRHTLLANEYERVKVVSYIELDAVSISESGYFVTTGSDIVRSIIMQAAKEFRNPNGKDPTSTEACREIICSGFRPRLRLDVPNAVINFVSSENLPNDDNSTNSMKNDNRRAICAIIGTSVWRLSEMILFKWDPIEDNKLLIAVLQSFNSSENLGDTIANAVDEIEKNTRNIAVLNRKIDEMDTTLSLKVRMTNDLSIQVRRLLICNDENSWSRSDLLMLEKLMNESTSMINKYLRALTSCYRTANQLLQQDFS, from the exons ATGCGATT AGCCGAGAAAACGAGACTTCAGCTTGCCGGAAATGGACTTGAGAACAGCGAATACCTTCGAgaatttctcgttgaaaaaatccaTGAAAGCTCGTTCACCAGAAACTATTCCAT CGCTCCTTCGGATGAGCAAGACTTTCAAAGGATCAGAGATGACCTTTGGGATCTCCAATATTTCAATCGTATCGACGAGACCGACGAATCCTGCATCGAGGCGATCCTTCGCGGTTCACATGAATCTG ATAGACACGTGGTGTTATCGGGTTCCGGTGAAGCAGGAGTCTCAATCATCGTACAATTGTCAAAAGCCCTAAAGTCCTTAAAAGAGGATTATGACTGGAATCCCCGTCGAACGATCAAGTTAATTATATCGCTCGGATCTAACGATACTTGTCGTCATACCTTATTAGCCAATGAATACGAGCGTGTCAAAGTAGTTTCTTACATAGAGCTCGATGCAGTGTCAATATCAG AAAGCGGATACTTTGTTACAACCGGTTCGGACATTGTTCGGTCTATTATAATGCAAGCGGCAAAGGAATTCAGGAATCCAAACGGCAAAGATCCAACCTCAACGGAAGCATGTCGAGAAATCATTTGTTCAGGATTTCGTCCACGTTTGAGACTCGATGTACCGAATGCAGTTATAAACTTCgtg AGCTCTGAAAACTTACCGAACGACGATAACAGtacaaattcaatgaaaaatgacaaTCGTCGAGCTATATGTGCAATAATCGGCACGAGTGTCTGGCGATTATCGGAAATGATACTTTTCAAGTGGGATCCCATTGAAGATAACAAGCTTCTTATTGCGGTTCTCCAATCCTTTAATTCCTCCGAGAATTTGGGCGATACCATAGCGAACGCGGTCgatgaaattgagaaaaacacCCGCAATATCGCGgtattgaatagaaaaatcgatgaaatggATACCACGTTATCGTTGAAAGTTCGTATGACCAATGATTTGTCTATACAAGTCCGACgtttgttgatttgtaacgacgAAAATTCATGGTCGAGAAGTGATTTGCTAATGctcgaaaaattgatgaatgaaTCAACGAGTATGATCAACAAGTATCTTCGTGCATTGACCTCGTGTTACAGAACTGCGAACCAACTTTTGCAACAAGACTTTTCGTGA
- the LOC122408938 gene encoding zinc finger protein 271-like isoform X2, which yields MESEEIVIFDHSEVDSNDDDQNLETYQKEESEVFVNVEHRQAMEKLSSWSDICRVCANSNDHIIPIFEAEGAQHDLSDKIHKYLPIRVAKTDTLPVQLCYHCAATILAWHELLEGCVNAQRQLLQMQSDHSYKEQNNMKCSENSSKELVDDLGSMPLTKQELCMMDQQEEELEQSIVEEESTSRSHIEFYVKKDDTLIKRIDESNDGPVESTRCDKCDKSFSEIPQLVEHLRIEHDDDHVYYCHCCENLFRGPEEIFYEHIRDHEREHEAINNEKSDNLLHSSSEIFAKTKICKDAPTSMEDDDDSSVPERVTTFESPKTKTSYMCEFCGKTYNSLLNLRTHQINVHAGLKLFMCDFCERNLASESALENHRRSHTKESPYQCEYCDKKFRTANSMYAHQRIHEDRKPYVCTKCDERYLTKKCLTEHLRKHGESTSYICETCGKSFAVKRNFLRHCRVHSVDEIFVCPYCPSKFRQKRYLRVHTQIHHPGE from the exons ATGGAGTCGGAGGAAATCGTCATTTTCGATCATTCCGAAGTAGATAGTAATGATGATGACCAAAATCTTGAAACATACCAAAAAGAGGAGAGTGAAGTCTTCGTGAATGTGGAACATAGACAGGCAATGGAAAAATTGTCCAGCTGGTCGGATATTTGCAGAGTTTGTGCCAATTCCAACGATCATATCATTCCGATATTTGAGGCTGAAGGAGCGCAGCATGATTTATCTGATAAAATTCACAAATATCTACCAATTCGG GTTGCAAAAACTGATACTCTACCGGTACAATTATGTTATCACTGTGCCGCAACGATTCTTGCCTGGCATGAATTGCTCGAAGGTTGCGTGAACGCGCAAAGACAACTTTTGCAGATGCAATCTGATCACAGCTACAAAGAACAGAACAATATGAAATGCAGTGAAAATTCAAGCAAAGAACTCGTCGATGATCTTGGATCTATGCCCCTTACTAAACAAGAATTATGTATGATGGATCAACAGGAAGAGGAGCTGGAACAAAGTATCGTCGAAGAAGAATCGACATCGAG GTCCCACATAGAATTTTACGTAAAAAAGGATGATACCCTGATAAAGAGGATCGATGAGAGCAACGATGGTCCGGTGGAAAGCACGCGGTGTGATAAATGCGATAAAAGTTTCTCCGAAATACCTCAACTTGTCGAACACTTGAGGATCGAACACGACGACGATCACGTTTATTATTGTCACTGttgtgaaaatttgtttcgagGACCGGAGGAGATATTTTACGAGCACATCCGGGATCACGAACGCGAGCATgaagcaataaataatgagaaatCGGATAACTTGTTGCATTCATCGAGCGAAATTTTtgcgaaaacaaaaatttgtaaagatgCGCCAACATCGATGGAAGACGATGACGATTCATCAGTTCCCGAACGCGTAACAACGTTCGAATCTCCAAAGACAAAGACTTCGTACATGTGCGAATTTTGTGGCAAAACGTATAACTCGTTGTTGAATCTTCGCACTCATCAGATAAATGTTCACGCTGGCTTGAAACTGTTCATGTGCGACTTTTGCGAGCGCAACCTTGCGTCGGAATCGGCACTGGAGAATCATCGACGCTCGCACACCAAAGAATCGCCCTACCAGTGTGAATACtgcgataaaaaatttcgtaccGCGAATTCAATGTACGCTCATCAACGTATACACGAGGATCGTAAACCTTACGTTTGCACCAAGTGCGACGAAAGATATCTCACGAAAAAGTGCTTGACGGAACATTTGAGAAAGCATGGAGAAAGCACCTCTTATATTTGTGAAACGTGCGGCAAAAGTTTCGCCGTCAAGAGAAATTTCTTGAGACACTGCCGAGTTCACAGTGTGGACGAAATCTTCGTTTGTCCGTATTGCCCCTCAAAGTTCCGACAAAAAAGATATCTAAGAGTACACACGCAGATTCATCATCCCGGTGAATGA
- the LOC122409340 gene encoding uncharacterized protein isoform X1: MQRVLSFQMARGFSESSEFVTKRMCCSFLFSVGFLCLLCGFLTGRFAAGRAVDSRAEKTRLQLAGNGLENSEYLREFLVEKIHESSFTRNYSIAPSDEQDFQRIRDDLWDLQYFNRIDETDESCIEAILRGSHESDRHVVLSGSGEAGVSIIVQLSKALKSLKEDYDWNPRRTIKLIISLGSNDTCRHTLLANEYERVKVVSYIELDAVSISESGYFVTTGSDIVRSIIMQAAKEFRNPNGKDPTSTEACREIICSGFRPRLRLDVPNAVINFVSSENLPNDDNSTNSMKNDNRRAICAIIGTSVWRLSEMILFKWDPIEDNKLLIAVLQSFNSSENLGDTIANAVDEIEKNTRNIAVLNRKIDEMDTTLSLKVRMTNDLSIQVRRLLICNDENSWSRSDLLMLEKLMNESTSMINKYLRALTSCYRTANQLLQQDFS, encoded by the exons ATGCAGCGAGTGTTGAGTTTTCAAATGGCTCGGGGTTTCAGCGAATCGAGCGAATTCGTAACAAAACGTATGTGctgctcatttttattttccgttggttttttatgtctcCTGTGTGGTTTTTTAACCGGCCGTTTCGCTGCTGGACGCGCTGTCGATTCAAGAGCCGAGAAAACGAGACTTCAGCTTGCCGGAAATGGACTTGAGAACAGCGAATACCTTCGAgaatttctcgttgaaaaaatccaTGAAAGCTCGTTCACCAGAAACTATTCCAT CGCTCCTTCGGATGAGCAAGACTTTCAAAGGATCAGAGATGACCTTTGGGATCTCCAATATTTCAATCGTATCGACGAGACCGACGAATCCTGCATCGAGGCGATCCTTCGCGGTTCACATGAATCTG ATAGACACGTGGTGTTATCGGGTTCCGGTGAAGCAGGAGTCTCAATCATCGTACAATTGTCAAAAGCCCTAAAGTCCTTAAAAGAGGATTATGACTGGAATCCCCGTCGAACGATCAAGTTAATTATATCGCTCGGATCTAACGATACTTGTCGTCATACCTTATTAGCCAATGAATACGAGCGTGTCAAAGTAGTTTCTTACATAGAGCTCGATGCAGTGTCAATATCAG AAAGCGGATACTTTGTTACAACCGGTTCGGACATTGTTCGGTCTATTATAATGCAAGCGGCAAAGGAATTCAGGAATCCAAACGGCAAAGATCCAACCTCAACGGAAGCATGTCGAGAAATCATTTGTTCAGGATTTCGTCCACGTTTGAGACTCGATGTACCGAATGCAGTTATAAACTTCgtg AGCTCTGAAAACTTACCGAACGACGATAACAGtacaaattcaatgaaaaatgacaaTCGTCGAGCTATATGTGCAATAATCGGCACGAGTGTCTGGCGATTATCGGAAATGATACTTTTCAAGTGGGATCCCATTGAAGATAACAAGCTTCTTATTGCGGTTCTCCAATCCTTTAATTCCTCCGAGAATTTGGGCGATACCATAGCGAACGCGGTCgatgaaattgagaaaaacacCCGCAATATCGCGgtattgaatagaaaaatcgatgaaatggATACCACGTTATCGTTGAAAGTTCGTATGACCAATGATTTGTCTATACAAGTCCGACgtttgttgatttgtaacgacgAAAATTCATGGTCGAGAAGTGATTTGCTAATGctcgaaaaattgatgaatgaaTCAACGAGTATGATCAACAAGTATCTTCGTGCATTGACCTCGTGTTACAGAACTGCGAACCAACTTTTGCAACAAGACTTTTCGTGA
- the LOC122408939 gene encoding uncharacterized protein isoform X2: MVLSTDKDDYVTCPLDKAHRILKSRLQFHMVRCLRNHTLVTKIRCPWNPLHFVERCEYLDHLTNKCTDLANVMGSRIVTEEHVDVASIPVGTANRMPNSNTEDWDALQERRRHQRLEEMLPIQNNTAARFVEEVNAVQPPRTPYSQPIAMSATASIAKKLNSSKISENFEKGLNQPETLRQPHGLSPGLFYKVDKKNASMGDKKTTTLCTSQSDTLPDDDTKTCVSDTGSQSPKIEAIQGAIKKSTKTPETHFASVLSEMIEKSDDESIKIKEIVLQDEAACLPPEIIISPEDDVEKLAEELANLETMEREIKEKRAKVLQIMSKDSYEYDDETTKENNPGNCNQQNDLNKINRKCAAGFGNLLQEENLPKSGFGRGVPLNLAAFENFKLNGNTEN; encoded by the exons atggttttgtcAACGGACAAAGATGATTACGTAACGTGTCCTTTGGACAAGGCACATCGTATTCTGAAAAGCCGACTGCAATTTCACATGGTACGATGTTTAAGAAATCACACTCTCGTGACAAAGATACGATGTCCGTGGAATCCTCTCCACTTCGTCGAGCGATGCGAATATTTG GACCATTTGACCAACAAATGCACAGACTTGGCAAATGTGATGGGTTCAAGAATTGTTACAGAAGAGCATGTAGATGTGGCATCGATACCTGTTGGTACAGCCAACAGAATGCCGAATTCAAATACCGAAGATTGGGACGCA cTTCAGGAACGCAGAAGACATCAGCGGCTGGAGGAAATGCTACCGATACAAAATAATACAGCTGCCAGATTCGTTGAG GAAGTCAACGCAGTTCAACCACCTCGGACTCCTTACAGTCAACCAATCGCAATGTCTGCCACCGCTTCAATAGCCAAAAAACTTAATTCCAGCAAAATTTctgagaattttgaaaaaggcTTAAATCAGCCAGAAACATTGAGACAGCCGCATGGATTAAGTCCAGGGCTGTTTTACAAAGTGGATAAGAAAAATGCATCCATGGGGGATAAGAAGACGACAACTCTGTGTACTAGTCAATCTGACACTCTTCCTGACGATGATACGAAAACCTGCGTATCGGACACGGGCTCTCAAAGTCCCAAAATAGAAGCAATTCAAGGGGCTATAAAAAAATCTACTAAAACACCAGAAACGCATTTCGCTTCTGTCTTGtctgaaatgatcgaaaaatcaGACGACGAGTCTATCAAAATCAAAGAAATCGTTTTACAAGATGAAGCTGCTTGTTTGCCGCCGGAAATTATAATATCACCTGAAGATGATGTTGAAAAGCTCGCCGAAGAATTGGCAAATCTTGAGACAATGGAGAGAGAAATTAAGGAGAAAAGAGCCAAAGTTCTACAAATAATGTCGAAAGATTCTTATGAGTATGATGATGAAACCACGAAGGAGAATAATCCAGGCAACTGTAACCAACAGaatgatttgaataaaatcaatcgGAAATGCGCGGCAGGATTTGGCAACTTGTTACAGGAGGAAAATCTGCCGAAGTCCGGATTCGGGCGTGGTGTTCCTTTGAATTTGGcagcttttgaaaattttaaactaAACGGGAATACCGAAAACTAG